One part of the Paraglaciecola sp. L3A3 genome encodes these proteins:
- a CDS encoding IS630 family transposase (programmed frameshift), translating into MHSLKNIDFSTLIAKEKNARMRVRLMALSHIQQGVNRTQAARYLHVSRRMVNEWVKRFNQDGLDGLKEKPRSGRPCALSAEQLQTLKIYIESHAIKPDGGRLKGTLIIDYVKQEFDITYGLTNIYRLLHQLGFSWITSRSKHPKQSQEAQDEFKKLQIETIKLIPGHVTLDKVDIWFQDEARIGQQNTTTRLWANKGSRPRAVKQQQFEYAHLFGAVCPATGETEALITPVVNKDIMRQHLQLISNRTQLDRYAVVIMDGAGWHTDDIAHDLDNVSIIKLPPYSPELNPIEQVWQWLRQNELANQCFDSYEDIVIQCSRAWNNFISDKEKVIKLCARNWAQVGN; encoded by the exons ATGCATAGCTTAAAAAATATCGATTTTTCGACACTCATAGCGAAGGAAAAAAATGCTCGGATGCGAGTCAGATTAATGGCCCTTTCACATATTCAACAAGGCGTTAATCGCACGCAAGCGGCTCGGTATCTGCACGTCAGCCGTAGAATGGTGAATGAGTGGGTGAAGCGCTTCAACCAAGATGGTTTGGACGGATTAAAGGAAAAGCCGCGCTCTGGTCGGCCTTGTGCTTTATCAGCTGAGCAACTGCAGACGTTGAAAATTTACATTGAGTCTCATGCCATAAAACCTGATGGTGGAAGGCTCAAAGGCACACTCATCATTGACTATGTGAAGCAAGAATTTGATATTACCTATGGCCTGACTAACATATATCGTCTACTGCATCAGCTAGGGTTTTCTTGGATAACCAGTCGCTCTAAGCACCCTAAGCAGTCCCAAGAAGCTCAAGACGAGTTT AAAAAACTGCAGATTGAAACGATCAAATTGATCCCAGGCCATGTCACACTGGATAAAGTCGATATTTGGTTTCAAGATGAGGCTAGAATAGGTCAACAGAACACCACTACACGTTTATGGGCGAACAAAGGTAGTCGCCCTAGAGCGGTCAAGCAACAACAGTTTGAGTATGCGCATTTATTTGGGGCTGTATGCCCAGCGACAGGTGAAACAGAAGCCTTGATAACCCCTGTGGTGAACAAAGACATTATGAGACAACATTTACAATTAATATCAAATCGCACACAACTGGATCGCTATGCAGTAGTGATTATGGATGGTGCGGGTTGGCATACAGACGATATTGCGCATGACCTAGATAACGTGAGTATCATCAAGCTTCCGCCCTATTCTCCAGAGCTAAACCCAATCGAGCAGGTATGGCAATGGCTTAGGCAAAATGAGTTGGCCAATCAATGCTTTGATAGCTATGAGGATATTGTCATACAATGCAGTCGGGCATGGAATAACTTTATCAGCGATAAAGAAAAGGTTATCAAATTGTGCGCCAGAAATTGGGCACAGGTG
- a CDS encoding 5-(carboxyamino)imidazole ribonucleotide synthase: MSILVLGSGQLARMMALAGHPLGLTVQAVDVADNKIVDPISKNVVNCSLDTAIEEANVVTVEFEHIPEALLETVHASNKLKPSAEAILTGADRVREKKLLEKLGIANCPFSIVTEVDQLDAAIDKLGEKLIIKASRDGYDGYGQWRLKDKSQLPDLKRHLAKLDLNEVPLIVEKMLSFEREVSLVAVRNQAGDIAFYPLAENLHYEGQLHVSIAPATNIDEDLNLQAQEIFTKLAESLDYVGVLAVEFFQMGQQLLVNEIAPRVHNSGHWTMQGAETCQFENHLRAVRGLPLGSTKVTRTTAMINIIGCKDFNRDMLSIPGCHLHWYGKTPRVKRKMGHFNLCADNYKELSKSIQALVEYLPEEFFPMLKDEAARLAQF; the protein is encoded by the coding sequence ATGAGTATTTTAGTATTAGGTTCTGGACAACTAGCAAGAATGATGGCTTTAGCGGGTCATCCTCTGGGGTTAACAGTACAGGCTGTGGATGTCGCTGATAATAAAATAGTTGATCCTATCAGTAAAAATGTTGTCAATTGTTCTTTAGATACAGCTATAGAAGAAGCGAATGTTGTCACAGTTGAATTTGAACATATACCTGAAGCGTTACTTGAAACAGTACACGCTAGCAATAAATTAAAACCTAGTGCCGAAGCCATATTAACTGGTGCTGATAGAGTACGTGAAAAAAAGTTATTGGAAAAACTAGGTATCGCTAATTGTCCCTTTTCTATTGTCACTGAAGTAGATCAACTTGATGCAGCAATTGATAAGTTGGGTGAAAAACTCATTATCAAAGCCAGTCGTGATGGTTATGATGGTTATGGCCAATGGCGCTTAAAAGACAAGTCACAGTTGCCTGATTTAAAAAGACATTTGGCAAAATTAGATCTAAATGAAGTGCCCTTAATTGTAGAAAAAATGCTGTCTTTTGAACGGGAAGTCTCGTTAGTTGCTGTGCGTAATCAAGCTGGCGATATCGCATTTTACCCTTTAGCGGAAAACCTACATTACGAAGGCCAATTGCATGTCTCTATCGCCCCAGCAACTAATATCGATGAAGATCTAAATCTGCAAGCCCAAGAAATTTTCACTAAGTTAGCCGAATCTCTAGATTACGTGGGTGTATTGGCGGTTGAATTTTTCCAAATGGGTCAGCAGTTGTTGGTGAATGAAATCGCCCCTAGGGTGCATAATTCTGGGCATTGGACCATGCAAGGTGCAGAGACCTGTCAATTCGAAAACCATTTACGTGCGGTCAGAGGACTACCTTTAGGTTCGACTAAAGTCACACGTACTACAGCGATGATTAATATTATTGGCTGTAAAGACTTCAACAGAGATATGTTGAGTATCCCTGGTTGCCACCTTCATTGGTATGGTAAAACGCCAAGAGTTAAGCGTAAGATGGGGCATTTCAATCTTTGCGCAGATAACTACAAAGAGTTATCGAAAAGCATACAAGCATTGGTTGAATATTTGCCTGAAGAATTTTTCCCCATGCTCAAAGACGAAGCCGCAAGATTGGCGCAGTTTTAA
- the purE gene encoding 5-(carboxyamino)imidazole ribonucleotide mutase → MPKVAIVMGSKSDWPTMQQAALMLEKLGVDYEAKVVSAHRTPQLLTEFAEQAADLGFQVIIGGAGGAAHLPGMIAAHTHLPVFGVPVRSSQLNGIDSLLSIVQMPKGVAVGTLAIGEAGAANAGLLAAQIIALQDTKVSAAIKTFRAEQTATVLAQPALELP, encoded by the coding sequence ATGCCTAAAGTGGCAATAGTGATGGGTTCAAAATCAGATTGGCCAACCATGCAGCAAGCTGCTCTTATGTTAGAAAAGCTTGGCGTTGATTACGAAGCCAAAGTTGTTTCAGCTCACCGTACACCTCAGCTTTTAACCGAGTTCGCTGAACAAGCCGCTGATTTAGGCTTTCAAGTGATCATTGGTGGTGCGGGTGGTGCCGCACATTTACCTGGCATGATAGCTGCTCATACCCATTTGCCTGTATTTGGTGTGCCAGTGCGTTCAAGTCAACTTAATGGTATTGATTCTTTGTTATCTATTGTGCAGATGCCAAAAGGCGTGGCAGTTGGGACCTTAGCTATAGGTGAAGCGGGTGCGGCGAATGCTGGTTTATTAGCTGCACAAATTATAGCTTTGCAAGACACTAAAGTATCAGCAGCCATTAAGACATTCCGAGCTGAACAAACCGCCACAGTTTTAGCCCAACCCGCTTTAGAATTGCCGTGA
- the rho gene encoding transcription termination factor Rho produces the protein MNLTELKNKPISELVSLAEEMKLENMARARKQDIIFSILKSHAKSGEDIFGNGVLEILQDGFGFLRSNDSSYLAGPDDIYVSPSQIRRFNLRTGDTIAGKIRPPKDSERYFALLKIAEVNYDRPENSRNKILFENLTPLHANERLTMERGNGSSEDITARVLDLASPIGRGQRGLIVAPPKAGKTLLLQNIAQSIAANHPECLLMVLLIDERPEEVTEMQRLVRGEVIASTFDEPASRHVQVAEMVIEKAKRLVEHKKDVVILLDSITRLARAYNTVIPSSGKVLTGGVDANALHKPKRFFGAARNIEEGGSLTIIATALIDTGSKMDEVIYEEFKGTGNMELHLNRKIAEKRVFPAIDYNRSGTRREELLTTQDELQKMWILRKIVHEMSEIDAMEFLIGKLSMTKTNDEFFTAMRRQKS, from the coding sequence ATGAACCTAACGGAACTCAAGAATAAACCGATCAGCGAACTCGTAAGTCTAGCCGAAGAAATGAAGCTAGAAAATATGGCTCGTGCACGTAAACAAGACATCATCTTTTCCATTTTAAAATCTCACGCCAAAAGCGGTGAAGATATATTTGGCAACGGTGTATTGGAAATTCTTCAAGACGGCTTTGGCTTCTTGCGTTCCAATGATTCATCTTATTTAGCTGGGCCTGATGATATCTATGTATCGCCAAGTCAAATTAGACGTTTTAACTTACGTACTGGCGACACCATAGCTGGGAAAATTCGCCCACCAAAAGACAGCGAACGTTACTTTGCCCTGTTAAAAATAGCCGAAGTAAACTACGACCGCCCAGAAAATTCTCGTAATAAAATTTTATTCGAAAACTTAACTCCCTTACATGCCAACGAACGTTTAACTATGGAACGTGGCAATGGTAGTAGTGAAGATATCACCGCACGAGTTTTAGATTTAGCTTCTCCTATTGGCCGTGGCCAACGTGGTTTGATAGTGGCACCGCCAAAAGCGGGTAAAACTTTATTATTACAAAATATTGCTCAATCAATAGCGGCCAACCATCCAGAATGTTTGTTAATGGTATTATTAATTGACGAACGTCCAGAAGAAGTAACTGAAATGCAACGCCTTGTTCGCGGCGAAGTCATTGCCTCTACTTTTGATGAGCCAGCTAGTCGCCATGTGCAAGTAGCTGAAATGGTAATCGAAAAAGCCAAGCGTTTAGTTGAACATAAAAAAGACGTGGTGATTTTATTAGACTCAATCACCCGTTTAGCTAGAGCATATAACACTGTTATTCCTTCATCAGGTAAAGTGCTAACAGGTGGTGTTGATGCCAATGCATTACACAAACCCAAGCGTTTCTTTGGCGCTGCTCGTAATATTGAAGAAGGTGGTAGTTTAACCATTATCGCTACTGCACTGATAGATACAGGTTCTAAAATGGACGAAGTTATCTACGAAGAATTTAAAGGTACAGGTAATATGGAATTACACCTGAATCGTAAAATTGCAGAAAAACGTGTATTCCCAGCTATTGATTACAATCGCTCAGGTACTCGTCGTGAAGAATTACTGACTACCCAAGATGAATTACAGAAAATGTGGATTTTACGTAAAATCGTACATGAAATGTCTGAAATTGATGCAATGGAATTTTTGATTGGTAAATTGTCAATGACAAAAACCAATGATGAGTTTTTCACTGCCATGCGTAGACAAAAAAGTTAA